In Patescibacteria group bacterium, the genomic window TTTCATTGTTAGTTTACTGTTTTTTTGCTAAAAAAAATAAGCACAAAGCACTTAAATTTATAATAATAAGTATTACTTCTATTGTATTAATCTTCTTGTCTTTGTATATGCTTTTTTATATTCAACATGCAGCATATCACTATCATAACCCCACTGCATAGTTTTTTTAAATTATTGCTATCTTGCTATTAACAACAACCTAATTCTTCAAATTCTTCCCAGAGTGAAATTTTTTATGAACATCACGTAATTGTTTGTTTGTGACGTGAGTATATATTTGAGTAGTGGCTATATTTTGATGACCGAGGAATTCTTGAACTAAACGAAGATCCACACCTTGCGCTAGGAGGTCTGTGGCATATGAGTGCCTTAGAGTATGTGGTGTTGTTATTATTGGAAGACCTGCTATCTTTGTATATTTTTTAACTATTTCCTCTACACTTTTTGTTGTAAGCCTCCTCTGATTGGAGGTTTTTTCTATTCCTGGTTTATAATTAATAAATAAGGCTGGATCCATATCTGTTCTTTTATTTAGGTAAGCGCGAAGCCACATCGTAGCTCGTTCCGAGAAATAAATAGATCTCACTTTTGAACCTTTACCAATAACAGATATTTCCATATCCTTACTTTTATCGGCTATTATAAACTGCTCGGAATTTAGAGCAACTAACTCGGCCACACGAAGGCCAGTTGAAAAAAGCACTTCTAGAATAACTCTGTCTCGCAAACCAATTCTAGCTTCAATGTTTGGTGCTAATAATAATTTTTCAATTTGTCCCAGTGATAAAAAATTTACTTCTTTATCTGACTTGTCTTTTGCAAGTTTTATTTTGTCTGGAGGTAAAGAGGGGATATTGCGTTCAATAAAATACTCTAGCAGACTTCTGAGTGCAATAAGATAATAGTTTTGAGTAGATTTTTTTAATGTTTTTTTTGTAACAGGATGAGTATTCCTAGAAAGGAAAACTCGATATTTTAAAATATGGCTATCGGTAAGTTTCTCTGGTCCAATATTTTGTAATTTATTTTCTTCCAACCACATAAAAAACTTATTCAAAAAACGTGAATAATTCTCCTGGGTTTTAGAGGAGAGTCCTTTTTCTATCTCAAGAAAATCAAGATAGTCTGTTAAATGTTTGGATATTGCTTTTGACATACCCTAATTATATCATAATATTATGCGAAGTATACTATTGACAAAACAATCAAAACATGCTATGTTTAAGTGTTCTTTTTTAAATTGAATAATTATATATATTTTATTACATTGAAAAAATAAACCACCAACTTAAAGGGAGAAAGAATGAAGAAATCAAATTTCTTGTTAATGGCTATCGCTCTGTTCTTTTGCTTAACTCAGACACATCAAGCAAGCGCAGTTACACTAGGAATAGTTGTCCATAAAACACCTCAAAAAATCGTGAGGTTTACAGTTGGCAAAAAATATTTTGCAACTTTTCAGTCGGTCAGACCACCAAAAGAGATAAACTACAAAAAACTTACTGATGACCTCGAGAAACACTTCAATGAGGTTACAAAAAGAAAAATTACCGGGTTAATTAAGGAAGATCAATTTGAATCTAGTGAAGAAATTGTTTTCCATATTTATGGAAAAGCTTTTTATCAAGGTATTGTAAAAATTTCTAAAGAATTTTTCAGTAAAAATGGTGAATTTAAGTACAACCTCGCCGCTTTAAGAAAAACGTTAGAACACACGCTGAACCAAGAAATAAAAGTTCTCCAGATAAAGGAGAAAGGAGATGAAAGACATCTTAAAGTAAAAAAAGAAAACGGTTGGGTGACTATTTAGAAAATAGAATATATTGTTTTCAAATAAGGGCAATTTCGAATGATTTTGCCCTTTTTACTACTAATATTAGCCACTTAGCTCAAAATTGGCTTCTAAGGCGCTTAACTTGAAAATGTGATATCTATATCATCTATAATTAAATAGATTCATATGAATGTCATATATATTGAATAAGAAGCTATAAAATTAGTTTAATTGTTAAGATTGATATATAATTAGATTACAGATCTTTTAAAAAAATAACCCGTATCCAAAGAAGGGAGATTGCCATGATGAAAAAATATTTATTATTTCTGGTTATTCTACTTATTCTATTGCTAGCTGGATGTGCCAAACAACTACAGGTCGTGCACAGTAATTGTAATGAATTGTACGTTTACGATGACAATGGTTATATGGGTGAAATAAACATTCCATATGAAAATCTTTCCGAACCTGGTGTTTATAAACAAATTCTAAGATTGTGTAAAACAGTGAAGAAAGCCATTGAAGATAACTCAAACCTAAACGAGGTTAACATTCTTGTGACGACTGGACACACTGAGCGTGTACATAATATTAAATGCCACAAGTTTAGTATTAGAGACAAGGCAGGATCATTACGTGGAACATTTTCAGTCAACAAAAAAAGACTGAAAAATAAAGAAAACATAAATTGGGATAAAGTTGCCTTAGTGACTATAAGTTCAATTTATAATGAAGAAGGGGGTTGAGACTTAAGAAGGTCTTAAGCAGAAGGGATATCCATGCGATATCCCTTTTTTTAAATACAATATAGCTATAAACCTATAATAGAGCGCTATAATTAACTATTGACAATACTTCGCATAATGTAGATTAAGCAACGTATTATGAATATATAAATAGTTTTTTTGTACTTTAGCTACATGCAGCGTTTATGCATCTGTAATAAGTATTCCCATCAAAGTTATTTCTGGAAAGAACATAAGAAGAACTTTCAAAAATAAAAGGAAAAAAGCTATTATAACTAAACAAAACACCACTATTGCTAAAAAGAAAATAAATTTGAATAATCCTTCCATCTGATTTTATGTTATTTTATGCTAATATTAGCTATTTCTATGATAATTATGCTAATATTAGTTATTTATCTATAGTATATCATGTCTCCGAACCTAAGGTCAATGTATGTCTTTGAGTATAGATCGTCACGCAACTTTTCATTTCTCAATAGAAGAAGTTTATCAGACTGAGAATTCAAATCCTCAGTAACATTAAAATAAATTTCTGGTCCGTCAAATATTTTCATTGTGATGGTGTTATCGTTTTGGGTTCCAATAATAAATTTTTCAATATTAAATATATTTGTATCCTTAAAAGTTTTGTAAAGCTCAATTGAAAATCTAAGATGTTCATTTTTATCTTGGACAGAACCATTAACAATAAGATCTCTTCCCTTGTTTTCCACTAAGGGAAAAATTTCCTTAATTTCTTCCGGAGAAACACTATTTATAACGTCCCCTTTTGGGGTAATATAAAAATATTCTTCTTGTTCTTTCCATATAAGGGCATAGGAAACCTCTCTTAAATAGATGTGCAATTTGTTTGGTAATTTTTTTTCTACTCTAATCTCTTCAAAGGCAAAATCTGTACTTAGCTTGTTATATAATTTGTTTTCATCGAAAAGGAAAATATTGTTACCGGGCAAGAAAACAAATTTTGACCGCAATTCTTCTCTGGCCATTTTTTCGATGTCGTCTTCACCGATACGTCCAATGTCATTTATTTTCTCAATATTTATTTCTATATCATATATCAAAAAATATTTAGAGTAGAAGATTAACCAAACGATTGAAAATATAAAAATAACAATTAAGATAACTGAAATTTTGGCCTTCCAAGACATGCTTGAAACAAAAGATGATCTAGATGTTTTGTTTACATCTTTAAAATAGGGATTGTTATATGCTTTCTGACTAATATACAATTTACTCCCCTTCTTTTTCCCAATTTTGTTCTTTTTATTAAACATAATGAATATTATGTTTTAAATTGTTAATTCAATTTTCTATCTTCAATTGCACCTTCAATAATTCTATCTAGTAAGGCACCGAAACTTATCCCTGCTTCTTTTGCAGCCTTCGGAAGGAGACTATTTTTTGTCATTCCTGGAATGGTATTCATTTCTATAAAATAAATTAGTCCGGTATTAGAATCAACTATAAAGTCTCCCCTTCCCAAATCTCTGCATCCAAGTTTTTCATAAATATCTATAGCTGTTTTCTGGAGAGAGAGTCTTAGCTCATCTGGGATAACAGCTGGACAAATTTCATCAGCACCACCATCTTCATACTTTGAATTATAATCAAACCAAGAAGAAACTTTAGGAATAATTTCAATAACAGGCAGGGCGTCAGGCATCTTATTCCCCATTATAGCAACTGTAAACTCTCGTCCGGAAACATATGCTTCTAGCAAGGCGCTTGAACCATGCTCAAGAGAATTTTTCACGGCACTTTCTAGCTCTTCTTTGGTGTGGACTAAAGAAACACCTATAGAGGAACCCTGCTCCATTGGTTTTACAACTATAGGTAGCGACAGTGAAGTGATTATGTTTCTAGTGTCAATTTGCTCACCTCTCTTAATAACTAAGTCGTTGGCAACACTAATTCCAATACTCTTAACAATTAGTTTAGACGTATGCTTGTTCATGCAAACCGCACTACTTAGTAAGCCAGAAAAAACATATGGTACTTTCAATAAATCGAACATACCCTGCAAACTGCCGTCCTCTCCAAATGTACCATGAAGAGCTGGGAGAACTATATCAAATTTATTTGTACTGGCATCAATAAATAATTTTGTTAAATCTTCCTTCGGGTCATATTTAAATATTTCATATTTCTCTTTATCCATTGCCTCAAAAATTATATCACCTGTTTGTTTTGAAACTTCTCTCTCATGAGAGTCCCCTCCCGAAAGAAGAGCAATTTTAATTTTTTCCATATGGCTTGCGTGTGAGCAAGTCTCCCGCTAGTCTCGCCCGTCCTCCTTTGGCGGGAAGAAGCGTATAAGCGGGGTTCTCCTCTTAATTTATTTAATTATTAATGTTTCGCTTTAATTATTTTAACTCCACCAGGTATATATTTATGAAGAACTTCTGGTATATTAATTGAACCATCTTCATTTTGATAGTTTTCCATTACTGCAATCATCATCCTAGGGCTCGGCATAGCTGTATTATTAAGCATATAAACAAATTTGTTTTCTCCTTCCTTGTCTCTATATTTTACATTTAATCTTCTTGACTGCCAATCAAGAAAATTTGAAGCAGACCCTGTTTCACCGTAAGCATCTCTGCTTGGAATCCAGGCCTCAATATCAAACATTTTGTATTTACCAGCACTCATGTCGCCAGTACAAATTGAAAGAATTCTATATGGTAAGCCTAAATCCTGGTGCATTTCTTTAGCAATCTCAAGCATCTCAAGATGCAGTTTATCGGCTTCTTTTGTGTTAGCTCTTGTGATACAAACCTGTTCAACTTTCATGAATTCATGAACTCTATATATCCCTTTTGTGTCCTTACCATAAGACCCAATTTCTGACCTATAGCACTGTGAATAGCCACAAAGCTTCAATGGCAAGTCTTTATCATCAATAACTTCGCCAGAATGAAAAGCTAACAAAGAAGGTTCAGCGGTTCCAACTAAAAATTTATCTTCTTTTGCTTTTGTTCCATCTTCATTGACCTCATTATTTTCTACTTTATAAATTTCATCATTTTCTGGACTATATTCACGTCCAGAAAAATACCCGCTTCCGAATAATGGAAATGCTTTAGTTAGAGTCGGTGGAATCATTGGTGAAAATCCTTTGGTTACTAATTTATCTAAGGCATACATCATTAGACCCATTTGAAGCATAACAGCCTCATTACGAACATAATAACCTCTATAACCAGCCACCTTAGCTCCCCTTTCTAAGTCAAGCAAATCTAAATCACGACCTAGCTCTATATGATCTTTTAGTTTAAAATCAAAAACCCTTGGTGTCCCCCATTTTTCAATTTCGACATTTTCTGCTTCACTTTTTCCGATAGGAGTATCCTCAGAAGGAATAGTTGGAACCTTTACCATCAAGTCGAAATATTCTTTTTCAACTTCTTTCAATTTATCTTCAAGCTTGGCAGTTTTTTCTTTTGTCTTTTTCCCTTCTTCTATTTGCTCAGGGCTAGGTCTCCCCCCTTTTGCCTGTTTGGCTAAATCATTTTTCTTGGCTCTTAAGTCTTCCACTCCTTGAACAATTTCCCTTCTTTTTTTATCAATATCAAGAAGCTTGGCTACGTCAAGTTTAATGTTTTTATTATTTGCAGCTTTTTGAACTTCGTCTGCATTTTCTCGGATGTATTTTATGTCTAACATATCTATTTGAATTTATATTTTATTCTCGGGTGGTGTATTATAATTGCTTAATTTACAATTTGCATACAATTTATTTCTGTAATTTATATAAAGCCCATGCTGAAAGTATGTGATTATTATCTATCTTATTGTCTACAATCATCTGGTCAATCTCGCTTTCGCTAATCCAAAAATTCTCAATATCACCTTCCTCGAGATCTTTCTCAAGGCTATTATCTTCTACTAAATCAGTTCCTAAATAAACAAACATCTTCTGCGTTGAACGTCTATTATTCATTAAATAATCTCCAAGAAGTTTTAAGTTCGAGGCTCTGTGTCCTGTCTCCTCGATTAATTCTCGATTCGCTCCATCTTCAGGTTTTTCTGAAAGAGGAACACCACCTCCCGGAAACTGCCAAAGAACCTCTTGAACAGGGTGAGAATATTGCTTTGATAACATTATTTTACCTTCATCGTTTTTAGCAATAATTGTTGCTGCATTTTGAGCAGCTTCAAATTTTAAATATTTTGTTTTATGTCCATTGGGTAATTCAACGTCATCTTCAAGTAATGTAATTCGTGGGTGTTCGAATATTTTTTTTGTTGATAAAATTTTCCACATTATTTTAAAGTCTTAATTTATCAGAAATTTCTTGAAGTGAATTTAAGCCTATTTCTAAAAATTCATCAGTAGACAATCCAATCTTTTCACATTCTGAAATTATTTCTCTGTTACAATTAGCTGCAAATGCTTTTTGTTTAAATTTCTTTTTCAGTGAACTTAATTTTACACTTGCTAATTTTTTGTCTGGTTGCATTTTAGCAGAAGCAATGATTAAGCCAGTTAAGGTTTCGGCGGAAGCTAGGGCATGTTCGACTCTAGAGTTTCTTTTGTTTTCTTTAATCAAGCCGCATCCATTATCTCCAAATCCATGTGAAACTATTGTGTTAATAAGATAATCTGAAGCACCTTCATTCTTTAGAATATCGACTGCTCTGACTGTATGGTTTGCAATATCTTCCCTGGTTTCATCCCAATCAATATCGTGCAAGAGGCCTATTATCCCCCACTGTTCCTCGTCCTCACCAAAATGTTTAGCTAGGCCTCTCATTATGGCTTCAGATTCTAAGGAATGAAGTTTAGTATTTTCTTCATTTAAATATTTGTTAAAAATTTCTTGAGCTTTATTGTAGTCGATTCCTAAATCAATACTAACTCCATCATCTTTTAACTTTTTACTTTTAACTTTTAACTCATTAAGTCTTTTCATCGTTGGAAATAAAACCATGTCACGAATATTTTCCTCTCCTTCAAGCAAAGCAAAGAATCTATCAAGACCCATCCCCCATCCTGCCATTGGTGGCATACCATATTCCATAGATTCAACGAAGTCGTGATCGAAAGGCATTGCCTCTTCGTCTCCTTCTATCACAAGCCTCTCCTGAGCTTCAAAACGTTCTCTTTGGTCTATTGGATCATTGAGCTCGTTATACGCCTTAATCATTTCCCAAGTATTTATGACTAACTGAAAAGTAGCAACCTTTTTGGGATCATCTTCTTTTGTTTTAGCTAAGGCCATTAATTCCTTTGGATAGTCAGTAACAAAAATAGGATTAATCAATTTATTTCTAATTGTTTTTTTATATAGCTCATCAATCTTAGCTGGCCAACCCACCTTCTCACTTAAATGAACAATATTTTCTAGTTTATTTTCAGAAACATATTTTTCTATTTTTTCTTCCGTGTCAAAACCATCAATTCCTGCGCCTAAATTTTCTTTTAGTAGATCATCAAATGTTTTTCTTGGGTATGGAGGCTTAAAATTAATTTCATTATCTCCATATTTAACCACGTAGTTCTTGTAAACTTTCTCAACAACCTCACTGACTAAATTTTCAGTAAAATCCATTAAAAAATTATAATCTACATATGGCCAATAGAATTCAAACATTGTAAATTCCTGCAAATGGGCTGGGCTCATTCCTTCGTTTCGAAAGCATTTCCCTATTTCAAATATTCTTTCAAATCCACCAGTAATAGTTCTTTTTAGAAACATTTCTGGGGCGATACGCAAGTAAAAATCTTGATCTAATCCGTGGTAGTAAGTAGTAAAAGGCTTAGCATATGTTCCACCGTAAACATTTTGCAAAATAGGAGTTTCTACTTCAATAAATTTATGTTTCCACATAAATTCCCTAATAATACGAGTTGCTTCAAATCTTTTTCTAAATCTATCAAAAGCATTTCTATCTGAAACCATTTCAAGTTCCCTAAATCTTTGCTTCTTGTCTTCGTCCTTTAAACCATGATATTTCTCTGGAAGTGGTCGAATAGTTTTACTTAAGAGTCTCCACTCATTTACCATTAGTGATTTTTCATTTTTGTGTGTTAAAAAACATGTCCCCTTAACTTCAATAAAGTCACCCATGTCAATCAGTTTTACAAAATGTTTATACGAATCATCGCCAAGTGCTTTTTTTGACAAGGCAATCTGAATATTTCCACTAGAATCTTCGATATTTGAAAAAGTTAAATTACCGTGAGTCCTGTTTGTTTTTAGTCTTCCACCAACAACAAAAACCTTAGAGTTTTTAATATTTTTATCAAAATCCAAAAGTACCTCATTTATTGAGTGAGTTTTATTATTATTTGAAACATAGGGATTTATGCCCAGTTTTCTTATTTGATCTAATTTATTTTTTCTTTCTTCTATTTCGCTAATCTTTTCATCGGACATACAATACTTAAAAATACGAACTATTGTTCGTTAATTGCTTAATTTTATACTAATATTGTATAATATTTTGCATTATTAGTCAAAAAAAGACCCTCGCAAGAGAGTCTTTTGTATCGATATTATGAAATTTTTAGTATCTTATACTGAATTACACCTCGGGGTGTCTGGACGTCTACGGTATCGCCTTTGGACTTTCCTAGAAAAGCTTGGCCTATGGGAGATTCGTTAGATATCTTACCTGTTGGAGGATCAACTTCATTAAAACTAACTATCTCAAAGGTTCTCTCTTTTCCATCGGCTTTTACCGTTAGAACTGAACCGAGAGATACTTCGTCTGTTTTCTTGCTCTCTACAACAACCACATTTTTTAACAGGCTATCTAACTCAATTATTCTTCCTTCATTTAGTGCTTGGGCGTCTTTCGCTTCTGAATATTCAGCATTTTCACTTAAATCACCCATATCTTTTGCTTTCTGGATTCTGTCAGCAATTTCCCTTCTCTTAACTTTAACAAGCTCTTGATACTCTTCATTGAGTTTTTCGTAACCCTCTTTTGATATAATTTGATCAGACATTTTGATTTTAAAAACACTTGATACTTTTTCAAGTGTTATATTAATAGTTTTAAATATA contains:
- a CDS encoding tyrosine-type recombinase/integrase gives rise to the protein MSKAISKHLTDYLDFLEIEKGLSSKTQENYSRFLNKFFMWLEENKLQNIGPEKLTDSHILKYRVFLSRNTHPVTKKTLKKSTQNYYLIALRSLLEYFIERNIPSLPPDKIKLAKDKSDKEVNFLSLGQIEKLLLAPNIEARIGLRDRVILEVLFSTGLRVAELVALNSEQFIIADKSKDMEISVIGKGSKVRSIYFSERATMWLRAYLNKRTDMDPALFINYKPGIEKTSNQRRLTTKSVEEIVKKYTKIAGLPIITTPHTLRHSYATDLLAQGVDLRLVQEFLGHQNIATTQIYTHVTNKQLRDVHKKFHSGKNLKN
- a CDS encoding FtsQ-type POTRA domain-containing protein encodes the protein MFNKKNKIGKKKGSKLYISQKAYNNPYFKDVNKTSRSSFVSSMSWKAKISVILIVIFIFSIVWLIFYSKYFLIYDIEINIEKINDIGRIGEDDIEKMAREELRSKFVFLPGNNIFLFDENKLYNKLSTDFAFEEIRVEKKLPNKLHIYLREVSYALIWKEQEEYFYITPKGDVINSVSPEEIKEIFPLVENKGRDLIVNGSVQDKNEHLRFSIELYKTFKDTNIFNIEKFIIGTQNDNTITMKIFDGPEIYFNVTEDLNSQSDKLLLLRNEKLRDDLYSKTYIDLRFGDMIYYR
- a CDS encoding D-alanine--D-alanine ligase, with product MEKIKIALLSGGDSHEREVSKQTGDIIFEAMDKEKYEIFKYDPKEDLTKLFIDASTNKFDIVLPALHGTFGEDGSLQGMFDLLKVPYVFSGLLSSAVCMNKHTSKLIVKSIGISVANDLVIKRGEQIDTRNIITSLSLPIVVKPMEQGSSIGVSLVHTKEELESAVKNSLEHGSSALLEAYVSGREFTVAIMGNKMPDALPVIEIIPKVSSWFDYNSKYEDGGADEICPAVIPDELRLSLQKTAIDIYEKLGCRDLGRGDFIVDSNTGLIYFIEMNTIPGMTKNSLLPKAAKEAGISFGALLDRIIEGAIEDRKLN
- the serS gene encoding serine--tRNA ligase — protein: MLDIKYIRENADEVQKAANNKNIKLDVAKLLDIDKKRREIVQGVEDLRAKKNDLAKQAKGGRPSPEQIEEGKKTKEKTAKLEDKLKEVEKEYFDLMVKVPTIPSEDTPIGKSEAENVEIEKWGTPRVFDFKLKDHIELGRDLDLLDLERGAKVAGYRGYYVRNEAVMLQMGLMMYALDKLVTKGFSPMIPPTLTKAFPLFGSGYFSGREYSPENDEIYKVENNEVNEDGTKAKEDKFLVGTAEPSLLAFHSGEVIDDKDLPLKLCGYSQCYRSEIGSYGKDTKGIYRVHEFMKVEQVCITRANTKEADKLHLEMLEIAKEMHQDLGLPYRILSICTGDMSAGKYKMFDIEAWIPSRDAYGETGSASNFLDWQSRRLNVKYRDKEGENKFVYMLNNTAMPSPRMMIAVMENYQNEDGSINIPEVLHKYIPGGVKIIKAKH
- a CDS encoding NUDIX hydrolase, whose product is MWKILSTKKIFEHPRITLLEDDVELPNGHKTKYLKFEAAQNAATIIAKNDEGKIMLSKQYSHPVQEVLWQFPGGGVPLSEKPEDGANRELIEETGHRASNLKLLGDYLMNNRRSTQKMFVYLGTDLVEDNSLEKDLEEGDIENFWISESEIDQMIVDNKIDNNHILSAWALYKLQK
- the lysS gene encoding lysine--tRNA ligase, with protein sequence MSDEKISEIEERKNKLDQIRKLGINPYVSNNNKTHSINEVLLDFDKNIKNSKVFVVGGRLKTNRTHGNLTFSNIEDSSGNIQIALSKKALGDDSYKHFVKLIDMGDFIEVKGTCFLTHKNEKSLMVNEWRLLSKTIRPLPEKYHGLKDEDKKQRFRELEMVSDRNAFDRFRKRFEATRIIREFMWKHKFIEVETPILQNVYGGTYAKPFTTYYHGLDQDFYLRIAPEMFLKRTITGGFERIFEIGKCFRNEGMSPAHLQEFTMFEFYWPYVDYNFLMDFTENLVSEVVEKVYKNYVVKYGDNEINFKPPYPRKTFDDLLKENLGAGIDGFDTEEKIEKYVSENKLENIVHLSEKVGWPAKIDELYKKTIRNKLINPIFVTDYPKELMALAKTKEDDPKKVATFQLVINTWEMIKAYNELNDPIDQRERFEAQERLVIEGDEEAMPFDHDFVESMEYGMPPMAGWGMGLDRFFALLEGEENIRDMVLFPTMKRLNELKVKSKKLKDDGVSIDLGIDYNKAQEIFNKYLNEENTKLHSLESEAIMRGLAKHFGEDEEQWGIIGLLHDIDWDETREDIANHTVRAVDILKNEGASDYLINTIVSHGFGDNGCGLIKENKRNSRVEHALASAETLTGLIIASAKMQPDKKLASVKLSSLKKKFKQKAFAANCNREIISECEKIGLSTDEFLEIGLNSLQEISDKLRL
- the greA gene encoding transcription elongation factor GreA, whose translation is MSDQIISKEGYEKLNEEYQELVKVKRREIADRIQKAKDMGDLSENAEYSEAKDAQALNEGRIIELDSLLKNVVVVESKKTDEVSLGSVLTVKADGKERTFEIVSFNEVDPPTGKISNESPIGQAFLGKSKGDTVDVQTPRGVIQYKILKIS